DNA from Deinococcus aerophilus:
TGCAGGCGTCCACACGGACCGTCGTAGCCGGTGATGACGTGCGCCGAGTCGAAAGTGAACTCGGACGTGAGGGTCCAGGGCATTAGCGGGTCACCGCCCCACTCAGCACGCTGGACTCGACCTTCGGCGCGTCCGTCACCTGCGTCCGCACCCAGCGAACCAACGGAATCAACAGAAGGCTGATCAGCATTTTCAAAATAATCTGCCCCACCATCAGGTTCAGCAGAGGCGCGCCTGTGCCGGCGAAAGCCAGGGTGATGAAGATGATCGTGTCGAGGGTGGTACTGACAGCGTTCGATGCAATGACCTGGACGGCCACCCCGCGCTGTTTCAGGCGTTCAAAGATCAGTGCGTCGATCAAGGTACTGATCAGGTACGCCGCAAGACTGGCCATCACGACACGGAGGGTGGCCCCGAATACCACCTGGTAGGCGTCTGTGTTGAAGAAACCCGGTTTGGGCAGGGCATTCACAAGCAAGCCGTAGCCGGCGAGCAAAGCGTTAGCGGCAAAACCTCCCCAAATCAGGGCTTTGGCACTGCTCCAACCGCCTGCCGTGTGAATGGCGTCGCGCAGGGTGAAGGTCAGCGCGTACAGGAATATGGCGCCGGGGAAGATAAATGATCCGACCTGGACAAGCCGACCGGCCGTGACGTTGCTGACGAGTTCTGCACCGATGTAGATGGAGACCAAGATGATGAGGAGTGTGGGATTGATTTGGGTCATGTAGGCAGACTCCGGAAGGGAAGACCGTTGTTCGCATGAAACCGCTCGGGCGGTTCATGGACGACGGAGTCCAGTGCACCCACGGTGGGTACGACAAAGTGGCGGGGTACTGCCCAGGCGCCTTCCTCGCAAGGAAGCACGGCAGATGTCAGCAGTGTGGGAAATTAGAGACGCACTGAACAGCCGTCGGCCCCGAGCATTCGGGGAGTCAGACCGTTCGGTTGTGGCGCCCTGGGCGCTGTGTCAGCGGTATGGCGCGGAGCGCTCAGGAGAGGCACCGGGGGCCAGCCGCGATGTCACCCGAACAGAGGATTCGGGTGACATCGCGTGCCCGAGGTGAAGGGGATCAGGTGGGGCACTCCTGCCACCTGATCCGGTGCCAAGAAACACCCAGATCCTGCCGTAGTACTTATTCATAGTTCTCCTGTTGCCCGTGCGGCCTTACGGGTGAAGGGCAGCGGCACAGTCTGTGCGCTATCGGATAGTGTAGCGAATTTAGCCCAGGACAGAAACGAACGAGAAAGCCTCAGGACGGTTCTGGCAACTTAACGCCTATGGGGTGGTGAACGGTGAAGGACTGCAAGCCCTGCTGACGTTGTACGACCGTTTCCCCTCCAGTTAGTGAGACGTCCAAGAACTGCTCCACGAGCGCGGAATCATGGTCGGTCACGAGATGCTGCAGGCTACTTACCAGACAAAACTCGGCATGAGGGCGTGTACTGACCGCCAGTACACGGGCGAGGGGTGGAGCAGAACATCTTGAAGATGAGTGATGCCCAGCCGAAGGTGACAAAGACGCAGGTGTGCAGGGCCGAGGGTTATGACCAGTTATTGGGATACAGGGAGCAGGGGAACCTCAGAAAGGCAGGTGGCCTAAAGGTCAGGCCACCTGCCCCACGACCTCTTGCCACGTTTTGAAGGCACGCTGTTAATTCAAGGGCCAGGGGTGAGTGGGAACGGTGAAGCAAGCCGGGTGGTGGAGATTCGTGATACGCACGTGCAGGTTGAAGAAACCCTGTGCTCGTTTTTGTGATCCGAACCCGCACTGACGTGCCGCCGTACGTGTTCGCAGTGCAGAACGTCCTGCCACCCACGCAAGCGGGTGTGGCCACGTAGAATGTTGCGTTTTTCCAGCAACAAGGCGGCAGTGTGGGCCGCGCGGTACCGGGCAACGTCTTCGCTTCGAGTCTCGGGACGCGCGTGCTCTGCTGGCCGCCATGGCGATGCGTAGACGAAGCAACGAGGGCACCATCCATCCCGTGTACCACGAAGACCACCGGACCGGATACCGGGGTCTGGCGAGTTACCGGGACCCAGAAACCGGGCGGCAGCGACGCCGGTCGGTGACCCGCAAGACCCGGTCCGAAACGGAGCGGGCGCTGAAGATCCTGATAGACCAGTTGCCCCGGGGTGGTGGCCAGCGGGCACGCACGGCGCTGCCTGCCTCGTTCCCGCCCTCTACCCGGCCGGAGACCCTGCATGCCCTGCTCGAGCGCTGGCTGGACTACAAGCGCCGTGACGTGCGTCCGTCCACGTACCGCGATTACGTCCACACGCTGCGGTTCGTCCTTCCCGTGCTGGGCGAGCGCTCTCTGAGCAGCCTCACGGCGCTCGACGTCGAGCACCTGGCGCAGACCCTGCACCGCGCGCACGCCCCGAAGACAGCGGGCCGTATGCTGGGCCAGCTCCGGATGGTGCTGCGTCAGGCCGTGGTGTGGCAACTGCTCGCGGTGAACGTGGCCCAGTATGTCCGCAAACCGAAGGCGCCGAGACCGGAAGTGCAGGTCTGGACGGCCGTGCAGGTGACCCGCTTTCTCACGGCCGCCCGCGGCCACCGGCTCTGTCCCCTCTTTGCGCTGGCCGTCACGACGGGCATGCGCAAGGGGAGCTGCTGGCGCTGCAGTGGGGCGACATTGACCTGCAGATCCACGAACCCGCCGTGCGTCATAACCTGGTGAGGAACGAGGCCGGACAGTACGCCGTGAGACTTCCGAAGAAGGGCGCGGGCCTGCGCAGGCTCGTGCTGGCGCCCGACATCGTCCTCGCCCTGCAGCGCCACTTGCGGGAAGAGCACCGGAGGCGCCGCGCGCCGGCGCCGGGGGACTTCGTGTTCACCGCCGGCTCGGGCAACCACGTCCAGCCGCGCCATCTGGACCGCACCTTCCGCGCCCTGACGCGGGACGCCGGCCTACCGCGCATCCGTTTCCACGATTTGCGCCACACTGCGGCGAGTCTACTGATCCGTCAGGGTGTGCCGGCGAAAGTGGTGGCCGCCCTGCCGCTGGACGTGTTGCTGGGCGCCTCGGCGGAACGTTCGGCCGCCCTGTCACCCGAGTCGGTTACGGACGCCCAGCGGGGGGCCGATGCCCTGCGCACCCTGCATGCGGCGCTGGGCAACTTTCTTCGTCAGGCTCCCGCGTGGGCACAGGAGGTCGCCTTCGCCGGTCTGGCCAGACGACCCGCGGCGGTGACACGCCGGCGATGAATCCTGGCCCACCCGACGGGATCTGGACCGATCGGCCGCGGTTCCCGGATGCACCCCAGGCCGCCGCGCAGGCCCCCCGCCTCAGTCGGTGGCTGCCGTCTCCAGGAAACGTTACCGACCTCCGAGATCGCCCCACCATACGGCTTGAACCAGCACCTGCCGGATGTGGCAAGCTGTTGATGACTGGAGTGGGGCACAGGCTTCCACAGATAAGAGGCCTGATGTGCAGGCTGCCTGCCACACGATTTCTCGCCACGCAGCGCGCGTGCCACTCTGCCAGCGACGCGGCCTTCACCCTCGCGCCCCGTGCGGGAAGACATCAGATGGCCCGCACCGTTCGCCTGTGAAGGGGGCGGCCACCCTCTCCCCCACGGAACGCGGCGAGTCCGCGCCGCCATGATCGGTCTCTCCACGCCGCCATCCATCATGCCGGGTTCATGGACGTTCGGGGACAGGAACCGCACCGGGGCTGCAGGCCATGAACCCGAGGTGATGCGGGGAACCGTTCCGTCATGGTCTCGCGCAGTCTTACCGGTAAGACCAGATCGTCACCGGTCCTTGAGCACCTCGGGCATCCGGGCGAGCCAGCGGTCCACGGCCCTGCGTTCGTCGGGCTTGAGGTCATTCAAGAAGCGCCGGCTGCCCAGCTTGCGGGCCACCTGGGCCGCTGCGCTGGGGGCCGGGGATGGATCGCTCAGCCGCCGGGCCTCAGCCTGCAGTTCGCTGCGTGACGCGCCCTGTCGGGCCAGGTCGATCAGGCGGACGTGGTGCGCCTCGGGCGCACCAACCACCACCGAGGCGAGCGTCAGGGCCAGTCCACCGCGCAGCGCTTCGAGTACCACCTCGGGCCAGCCCAGGATGCGCAGTTTGTTCTTGGCAAACGACGACCAGCTCTCCCCCATCGGCCCGAACACGGCGTCGAGCGCGGCGGTCTGTTCGCCCGCCTCTTCCTTGGTCAGCCGGATCAGGCGGCGGCGGGCATCGTCTCGCGGCAGGCCCAGGGCGGCGGCGGCCAGCTCGAGCTTGGCGTCCACCTCGTCGATCAGATTGAGGTCCTCGCGCTGCAGGTTCTCGAGCAGGGCCGCCATGCGCGCTTCCCGGTCGTCCAGGCTGCGGACGACCACCGGCACCTCGTCCAGCCCGGCGAGCTGCGCTGCCCGCCAGCGCCGCTCACCGGCAACGATCTCGTGACCGCCGTCCACCGGGCGCACGAGCAGCGGCTGCAGCACCCCCTGCTGGCGGATGCTCGCCGCCAGGCTGGCCAGGCCAGCGTCTGCGAAACTGCGCCGCGGCTGGGCAGAGCCGGGCCGCAGATCGGCGACGGCCAGGACGGTGACCGCGTCCGGTCGGCTGAGGTCGCTCGGGAGGTCGCCCAGCAGTCCGGCCACGGTGCGCTGGCGCCGGGGACGCGGGCGGGTCACGCCACGCTCCCGGCGTAGGTCAGTCCCACGGCGCGCGCCACGTCGGCGGTCAGCACCTTGATGTCCGCGTGTACCGGACTGCCCGGGGCGTACACTCCCACCGGCGCGCCCTGGGCCGTGGAGTCAAGCCAGACGGCCTCACGCTGCGGCACCGGCGTGGCGATGGGGGAGAGGTGGGCCCGCAGGTCGGCGAGGACCTCGCGGTCGTGTAACCGCCGCGAGTCGTACAGGGTGGGCACGTACAGCGCCACCGTGAGGTCGGGGCGGACCTCGCGGTACTCGGCGAAGGCTCCCTGCAGGCCGGGCAGGGCGTCGACGCCCTTCTGGCGGGTAGGCACGGGAACGACCATGCGGTCGGCGGCCAGCGCACCCAGGATGGCGAGCTGCCCCAGGCTGGGCGGACTGTCGATCAGGACCACGTCGTAGCGGTCCTGGACGTCCTGCAGCGCACGGCGCAGGCGGCCCTGTGCGCCCACCCGGCCCATCATCTGCCCCTCGGCGACTGCCAGCCCCACCTGGGCCGGAATCAGATCCAGACCGTGGACCCGGACCGGTGCGGGCAGCGGCTGACCGTCCACAGCCACCGGATAGACGGTCTGCTCACGGACCACCCCGTCCACGCCCAGCCAGCCGGTGAGGTTGGCCTGGGGGTCGAGGTCGATCAGAAGGACCCGCAGGCCGCCGAGGGCCAGCTCGTGGCCCACGTTGAGGGTCAGGCTGGTTTTTCCTGCGCCCCCAGCATGGTTAAAAACCGTGACGGTGATCATGTCGGCTACTGTACACCGCCCCCGGACCACCGGTCTTACCGGTAAGACCGGGGCCGTCCCGTGGATCTTCCATCCCGGTTCAGCAGCCCGGGACGAGCAAGGAAAATGCGCTCCCATGCTCCGAACACGGTCAAGGGTTCTGGCAACGGGACGCCGGTAGGGGGGTGAGCTGTGATGAACCGTACGGAGAGAAGGGACTCACGGACGATCGAAAGCAGTGGTCAGGCGCGCGCAGTGGTGGCGTCGGCAGTCCTGTTCGGCGCGCTGCACCTCGGGAACCTGCTGTACCGCGATCCGGCGATCGTTGCCGCTCAAGTGGTGGGGGCCTTCTGTTTCGGCCTGGCCTTCGCAGCACTGCGAATGCCCTGTGGATCTTGATGGTGCTGCATGCTTTGCATGACTTTACCCTGCGGTACTCGAACTTCCCGCTGATTCCGCTGAATGTCGCCCAGGATATCGTTCTGTTGGGGTTCGCCTGGGTTCTGCTGCGTGGGATGCGCCGCTCCGAGACAGACGACGTCGGAAGCGCAGTGGCACATCCGGTGAACATTTGAAGGGTACTGGCAACCCCACTTGACCTCAGCGGCGAGAGGTGGCTTCGTCGGACTGGAGCAGGCACGGTGGTGCAAGTGTGCTGGTGGAGGTTCGGGACGTGGGCGTGCAGGGCCAGGAACTCCTGAGTCCGCCGTCATGAGTCTCGAGATGGGCATCGCGTTTGGAGTGCTCATGGGCACGGCGCTGGGGACTGCCCTCTAAACAGGGATGGGCAGCGCGCTTGAGGCTCGAACCCGAAACCAGTTTGGCTCGTGCTGCGTTCCGGGGAACTGGAATCAGAAGCAGGGTCCTCAGCACCTGACACTTTGCGGCAAATGGCGTCCTGGACGCGGTCCGGCACAACGAAGGGCAGTATTTGGGTCTGTGACGATCCCCGATACTGCTCGACTGCATGCTGACACGCTGGCGACCCACCTGCACACCGCCCTGCCCCATCGCCGTCTGGACGCCCTTCGGCGTCTTGCGGAGGTGCTCCTGGCGCTGATCCAGGCCGAATCCACGCTCCACCGCAAGATTGCGCTTCACCTTCCTCGTGATGCCACCCTTGAATCCAAGACCCGCACCGTCGCGCGGGTCTTCCACGACGCTCAACTGACCCCGCAGGACGTCACAGACGTCCTGCTTCCGCTCCTCCCTCAGGGCAAGCTGACCTTGATCATAGATCGGTCGACCTGGCACGACGCTCAGACGGCCCTGAATATCCTGGTGCTGGGTGCCATCCTCGGCGGGGCAGTCATCCCGCTCGTGTGGTCCATCCTCCCGCATCAGGGGAACAGCAGTACCGCTGCCCGGATCCTTCTGGTCGCGCGCCTCCTGGGAGTGCTGCCCGCCCGACGCTGGGCGGTGTTGATCGCTGAGCGGGAGTTCGTCGGGCAGCAGTGGTGCTCATTTCCGCGCTGGATACGCATCCGGCAGTGTCTGCGTATCCGGGAGAACACCCGCACCCAGGATGACCTGGCCCGGGATCTATTCACCACGCTCCAACCGGGTGAGGTCCGTACGCTGTTCGAGCGGACCTAGTCTACGGCGGCTGGATGCACGTGGTCATCACCCTGTCCCCCGCGGGGGACAGGGTGATCGTCGCCTCGGATTTGCCCGTCCTGGACGTCCTGACCACCTATCGGCTCAGGTGGGGCATCGAATTGACATTCTCCGCCTTGAAGTCCCGCGGGCTCAACTTGGAAGCCACGCACATGACGGCCCCCGAGCGCATCTCCCGATTGTTTGGGTTGCTCAGTGTGGCCCTGGCCTGGATGACCCGGGTTGGCGTACAGGCTCTGCAGAGAGACCCACCCAGGCGAGACAAGCGGGGACGGGCGGTGGTGAGTCTGGTACGGATCGGGTGGTAGATCCTCAGTCAGGCATTGCGGTGGGGCGGTGACGCCTTCTGCAATTGCCTTGAGCTGCTCAGCACGCCATTCCTGCCGACTGGAACATCAATTTCCCGAAGTGCCAGGTGCTGAGGGTGGGGACGATATCATGCCATATCGTCTCCCTTTTTATGCGCTCAGCATGCTCGTTTGTCCCATCAACCCCAGGCCCTAAACGGCGTGTACGGGCGTGCGTCTTTTGAAACCTTGCGTCAGCGTGTCTTACTTGCCAGCTGGCCCGCTGCACGGAATTGTCGGAAGAGCCAAAACCGGGTCACCCTCAATCTCAGAGGGCCTGTTCTTCTCGTTGTTCTTCAGCCCTTAGCCGCTCTTTGAGATCGTCCACGAAGCCCTGGGCGTCGAGGGTGGCCAGCCGATGGTGCGCCGACTCGATCAGCGGGGCTGGATCCAGTCGCCCCTGCGTCACCAGATCGCGCACCGTGTCGAGCTCAGAAAGGCTGAATTTGCGGGTGTACAGCAGCGAGATCCGCTTGGCTGTGAACACTGCGGCGGCGTCCGGCGCTAGGCCGGCGAGTTCCTCGGCCCAACCGGGGAGGGCGGGGGTTGTCTCTGCTTCCCGTTCAGGGCGAGGACGCGATGACTCTGGCTTCACTGTGATGACCTTGCCGGCTTGACTGTCCGGGTACTGGTCGGCGTTCTTGATCAGGTGGACCAGGGCGTGCGCCGCCGTCTTGCGGACCGTGAGCTGGCCAGACCGGACGAGCCGCTCGAACAGCTCGATGCGGCCGATCAGCACAGAGGTGGTGTACTGACGGGCCAGCTGCCTGGAGACCCCGTCGGTCACGCCGTGCATGCGCAGCCGGTGGAGGAGAGTGGGACTGACCGGCGTGAAATCCGGCGAAAACTCATACCTCAGGCGCTGCTCCCGGCCCCGGCCCGTGACGACGATCTGGCGCAGGTAACCGCGGCGCAGCAGCTCCTCGTGCGGTTTCTCGAGGGCCCGCCTCACGGCGTCGGGACGGACGTTCGGCAATTTGCACTGCTCGGCCAGTTCGATCAATCCGACCTCATATTCATCGACCAGCTCGTCAGGAGATTCGGGATGGTAGCGCATTGCGTCGAGCAGGCGAAAAATAATGCGGGTGCGCGGCCTGGACAGCGACTGCATGAACTCAATGTTGAGGGGCTTGGTGTAGCCGCTCCGCAGAGAGGCTACCAGCTGCTCCGCGAGTCGGAGTCTGAGCATGCTCCGTTCATCGAATCTGCCCGACTCGCCCTGATGCGTGTATTCCAGCAACTCGATGAAATGGAATTTCGCCGTGGTCCAGCGCCGGTTGGGATGGTCCCTCCAGCCTCCACCGATCTCGTACGAGGTCGTGTGCAGCCGGTCCAGACTGGTCGAGAGCATCCCCCGGTACTTGCCGTTGCGGTGAAAGCCAGCGAGCTGCATCAGCTCAGACACCGCCAGCGTCATGATGCCGTCGTCGGGCAATCCGATGCTCATGTAGTGGTCGATCAGCGCGCTGCTGACGTCGTTGTCGATACCGTGAGGGACACCCAACTCGGGCAGGGCCCTGCAGGAGACCCGCACGAGGCGCTCTCCGTCCTGATAGGTCACCCGCCAGGAATTCTGTCCGGCCAGCTGGTCCTGTGCCGAGACCAGGTTGAGCCGGCCCCAGTTCAGGTCATCGAAACTGCTGCGCTGTTTGTCAGTCACGGGCCCCCTTGGTGTTGAACAACATATTCCTTACCTGGAAAAAGATCTTGACAAGTAATTGGTGAAAAACACCAACAAGAGGAGGGGCCAGATGCCGTCTGGGACGCAGCAGATCGACCGAACGCCATAAGTATGTCTCAGGTAATGCCTCGAGTATGTCTCAGCAGCCCAAAAAAATGCCGCAGGTATGTCTCAGCGAATCCCACGGGTGTGTCCCAGGTGATGCCTGGGACACACCTGTGGGATTTGTCTGGATTCCCACGAGTGTGTCCCAGGCGGGGAACGTCGAACTCCACGGGTGTGTCTCAGGCAGTTCAGAGCAATCCCTCGGGTGTGTCCCAGGTGATGCCTCAGGTGTGTCTCAGATAGGTGTACTGCCTTTTCGCGCCTTTTGGTGTCACCGCCCTCCGGTGTGTGGACATCGGTGACATCAAACACGGGTGGCGGGTTATGGATGAGCACAGCGGTGTGGTCGATCATTTCTGCCGTCACGCCGGGTGCAGCCGGGAGCGGAGTTCGCGCAGCAGGGCAGGCACCTGACTGAGGGTGACCCGGTTTTGCGCAGATGGAGATAAGCCTCGACAATAGGAGGCATCATCATGACCCACCGCAGAATCCATTCCGCCGAGTTCAAGCGAGACGCCGTTCAGCTCGC
Protein-coding regions in this window:
- a CDS encoding tyrosine-type recombinase/integrase, which gives rise to MRRRSNEGTIHPVYHEDHRTGYRGLASYRDPETGRQRRRSVTRKTRSETERALKILIDQLPRGGGQRARTALPASFPPSTRPETLHALLERWLDYKRRDVRPSTYRDYVHTLRFVLPVLGERSLSSLTALDVEHLAQTLHRAHAPKTAGRMLGQLRMVLRQAVVWQLLAVNVAQYVRKPKAPRPEVQVWTAVQVTRFLTAARGHRLCPLFALAVTTGMRKGSCWRCSGATLTCRSTNPPCVITW
- a CDS encoding ParA family protein; amino-acid sequence: MITVTVFNHAGGAGKTSLTLNVGHELALGGLRVLLIDLDPQANLTGWLGVDGVVREQTVYPVAVDGQPLPAPVRVHGLDLIPAQVGLAVAEGQMMGRVGAQGRLRRALQDVQDRYDVVLIDSPPSLGQLAILGALAADRMVVPVPTRQKGVDALPGLQGAFAEYREVRPDLTVALYVPTLYDSRRLHDREVLADLRAHLSPIATPVPQREAVWLDSTAQGAPVGVYAPGSPVHADIKVLTADVARAVGLTYAGSVA
- a CDS encoding tyrosine-type recombinase/integrase, translating into MRHNLVRNEAGQYAVRLPKKGAGLRRLVLAPDIVLALQRHLREEHRRRRAPAPGDFVFTAGSGNHVQPRHLDRTFRALTRDAGLPRIRFHDLRHTAASLLIRQGVPAKVVAALPLDVLLGASAERSAALSPESVTDAQRGADALRTLHAALGNFLRQAPAWAQEVAFAGLARRPAAVTRRR
- a CDS encoding queuosine precursor transporter, whose translation is MTQINPTLLIILVSIYIGAELVSNVTAGRLVQVGSFIFPGAIFLYALTFTLRDAIHTAGGWSSAKALIWGGFAANALLAGYGLLVNALPKPGFFNTDAYQVVFGATLRVVMASLAAYLISTLIDALIFERLKQRGVAVQVIASNAVSTTLDTIIFITLAFAGTGAPLLNLMVGQIILKMLISLLLIPLVRWVRTQVTDAPKVESSVLSGAVTR
- a CDS encoding CPBP family glutamic-type intramembrane protease codes for the protein MNRTERRDSRTIESSGQARAVVASAVLFGALHLGNLLYRDPAIVAAQVVGAFCFGLAFAALRMPCGS
- a CDS encoding replication initiator protein A — protein: MTDKQRSSFDDLNWGRLNLVSAQDQLAGQNSWRVTYQDGERLVRVSCRALPELGVPHGIDNDVSSALIDHYMSIGLPDDGIMTLAVSELMQLAGFHRNGKYRGMLSTSLDRLHTTSYEIGGGWRDHPNRRWTTAKFHFIELLEYTHQGESGRFDERSMLRLRLAEQLVASLRSGYTKPLNIEFMQSLSRPRTRIIFRLLDAMRYHPESPDELVDEYEVGLIELAEQCKLPNVRPDAVRRALEKPHEELLRRGYLRQIVVTGRGREQRLRYEFSPDFTPVSPTLLHRLRMHGVTDGVSRQLARQYTTSVLIGRIELFERLVRSGQLTVRKTAAHALVHLIKNADQYPDSQAGKVITVKPESSRPRPEREAETTPALPGWAEELAGLAPDAAAVFTAKRISLLYTRKFSLSELDTVRDLVTQGRLDPAPLIESAHHRLATLDAQGFVDDLKERLRAEEQREEQAL
- a CDS encoding ParB/RepB/Spo0J family partition protein yields the protein MTRPRPRRQRTVAGLLGDLPSDLSRPDAVTVLAVADLRPGSAQPRRSFADAGLASLAASIRQQGVLQPLLVRPVDGGHEIVAGERRWRAAQLAGLDEVPVVVRSLDDREARMAALLENLQREDLNLIDEVDAKLELAAAALGLPRDDARRRLIRLTKEEAGEQTAALDAVFGPMGESWSSFAKNKLRILGWPEVVLEALRGGLALTLASVVVGAPEAHHVRLIDLARQGASRSELQAEARRLSDPSPAPSAAAQVARKLGSRRFLNDLKPDERRAVDRWLARMPEVLKDR